GTTTCGTGGATGAACTTCAAGGCTTCTCTGTAGAACTGATCCCTTTTCTGCTCAATCTCTGCCTCAAGCTGGTTCTCCCTCTGCAGATAGACGTGATAGACCTCGCTGAGAAGGTCAAACTTCTCCTTGAACTCAATCCTGTCTTCGAGCAGAAGCCTGTAAAGGTTCCTTATTTCGGAATAAAGCTTTCTGAACTCGTCAGCTCTGGCAGAAATAACGAGAACGGCTCTATCAATCGTATCCCTGTCGTAGCTCAGCTCAAAATCGAAAAATCTGAAGGCTTCATCCAATTTTTTCCTTAACTCCTCCTTAAGCTCCTCTAATTCGTACGCTGCCCCCCTGATGTCCTCCTCCTCATACATCTCGAAGGCCTTCTTCAGAAACTTGAAGACTCCAACGTAATCAACAACCAGCCCAGCTCCCTTGAGGTTCTCCCCATCCTTAACAAAAGGCCTGTTGGTTCTCGCTATCGCCTGCAGCAATCTGTGCTCCTTTAATGGCTTGTCGAGGTAGAGGGTTTGCAGGATTGGAGCATCAAAGCCAGTGAGGAGCATATCCGTTACAATGAGTATTTTGGGATTCTCGTACTTTTTGAACCTCGTTATAATTTCCTCGTGAATCTCTTTTAGCTCGCTTTTGCCGTATTTTTTCCTCAACTTTTCCAGATAGTCCAGCAGTTCCTTTGAATCGTTCTGCTGGAAGGTCATCACGATTTCGGTTTCGTTTTCATTCAGGAATTTGTCCAAAGCCTGCTTGTAGTAAAGGCACGCGTTTCTGCTGACGGCAACAACCATCGCCTTGAATGGTTTAACGAATTGGATGTAGTGGCTCGCTATATCCCTCGCTATCCTCTCAATCCTCTTCTTGTCCTCCAGAATAACTTTAACCTTGTTCAGCCTCCTCTTCAGGTCCTGCTCCACCTTCTCTCTATACTCCTCAGGAATCTCCTCAAGCTTTGAGGAGAGGAAGATTTCCAGATTTTCCCTATCAAGGTGGACCTCATCGAGCCTCGACTGGAAGGCAATCTTAACGGTATAGCCATCATCTATGGAGTCGAGGATGAAGTAGCGGTCGAGGTATGGCTCGTCTGGATAGCCAAAGGCAAGGTAGGTATCTCTCCCCTTCTTTGCTATCGGCGTTCCGGTGAAGGCGAAGAAGCTTGCATTCTTCAGTATGCTCCTCATGCTTGCCGCAAGTTCCCCATATTGCGTGCGATGCCCCTCATCGATCAAGCAAACTACATCTCTCCTCTTCGCTATGCTCCAGTGCTGCTTCTCCATCTGCTCCCTCAGCTTCGCAAGCTCCTCCTCCCTGAACTTGTGTATGAGGGTTATGAAGAATCCCCGCTTGCCATCAGCATGGCTTAGAACCTCCTTGAGATGGTCAATACTCTCTATCAACTCATAGCTTATTTTGAGGTTTTTCAGCTCATCTGAAAGCTGCTTCTGCAGCTCAACTCTATCAACTACGAAGAAGATTGAGGGATTTCCGATGAGGTCCCTTATCTTGAGGGCTGAGAAAATCATGGTCAGCGTTTTGCCCGTTCCCTGCCAGTGCCAGATTAGGCCTTTGTTCCTCTCCTCAAAGCCCTTAGCCCAGCCAACTGCCCTCTCAACGATGGAGTTAACTGCTCTGTACTGCATGTATCTCGGCAGAACCTTTGTTATCTCCCCATCCTGCTCTCTGTAAATGGTGAAGTAGCGGATGAGGTCCAAGAAAATCTCAGGCTTCAGGATGTCGAACTGAGGTTTCCACTCGTAAACCGGAACGCTCTCCTCCCACCTCACGATGGGAAAGTAAACGAGCCTGTCAGCGAAGCTGAAACCAATCTGAACATACTTGAAAAGCTCTGGGGCTGATTGCTCATACCTCTTTATCTGAGCATAGCCTTCCTTCCAGCTTTTGGCCATCTTCTTGCACTCAATGATGGCGAGGGGGATGCCGTTAACAAAGAGGGTGATGTCCGGGATGATGTCGGCGAAGCTAACCTGCCTTGAGAAGACGAGGCTGTTGGCTTCAGGGTTTGCGTAATCTATCAGCTTTATGGTCTTAAGGATGCCTTCTGAATCCTTTATTGTTACTCCCTTCTTTATCGCATCCAGAATTTGCATTGAGCCCTCAACGTCAAAGGAGCGGGTTTCGAGGTAGTTCAAAACCTCCTTGATATCCTCATCATCCACATCGTTCAGCCTTTTTAATGCAGCCTTAAATTCGGTTAAGTCGAGAATGTCAGGGCTGAGTTTCCTCTCCTCCCAGCCGAAGGATTTGAGAATCTCCGAAAGGTAGTCTTCGGATTGCTCTTTCTCTTTCTTCACCGAAATTAGTTTAATTTGGAGGGATAAAATTGTTTCGAAAGGTCAGAGAATTTTGCTGATAGCTTTGTAAATGTCCCACACCTCTATTATACCAGCCTTCTTGATGAGGTCAAAGAGTAAGTTATATTTCATATACCAATAAATTCGCTACTTCATCCAATAACTTAACGATTTCATTAAAATACTGAACTATTCCTAAATTTTCATCATATTTTTCAGGTGGCAATGTTTTGTTTGGATATCTGGCGAATGTGGCATGAGGATAGGTTATTATAGATAGCATATAAAGCACAAGAAAGGTCGAACTCAGTTTTAATAACGTCTCCAGATTATTTAGGACTCTATCAACACTATCAATTAATTTTTCCAGAATAAATTTCTCGGATGGATCCGAACTCTTTATTTCGCTTGCTTCATTCTTTAATTTGGAGAGTAACCCCAATATCTGGTTTTTAATTTCTTTATTCTCCAAGGCAATTTTTATTTTAATTGTGGCATTTATAATTCCTTTTATCTGATTTGAATCCATTTCTGCGATCTGTTTTCTACTCATATTTACAATTCTCACCAATTTGCGTATATCTTCATCTGAAATTTTTAGAAATTGTGTATCCAATCCGCCAATTTTTTGAATACTTTTTAAAAACAATTCTAATGATCTTTTGTACCTATCGAGAAGTCTAATAAACGCTTTTGGCGAATCGTGCCCAACATAACCTTTCATCTCTTTTTTGCTCAATCCAAAAAACGCTAAAACATAAGCTTTAACATATTTCTCCACAGCTTGTTGTAAGTGGTACACAGCTAAAGAGTAAATTTTGGATTGATACAAAATCTTAACGGATTCAAAATCCTGTAGTGCCATTTTAACGAAGCTTTTTGCTTCAGATGATCTTCTCTCTTGCTCTTTCTTATCAATTTCATAAAATTTTGAAAATTCTGAAACAGCTTTAAGAAATTCTATTGAGTCCTTTTCGGATGATAAAATGGAAAATAAGCGTTCTATAATTTCCTCCGTGTTTCCTTTTTTATTCATTTGCTTTCACCCTAACCCTCCTCCTTCCAGTCAGCAAATCGTTCATCAAACCCTTCTTAATCCTCTCAAGCTTTTCCTTTCGTTTCCTTTCGAGTTCGAGCTTTTTGTCCACTGTTGAAAGAATTTCAGCGATTTTTTGCTGTTCTGGGAGAGGTGGGAGTGGGATTTTAAACTTTTTCAAGTTTGTTGCATTGATATTTGCTTGATGAACTGCAACAGTTGCCAATTGCTTAAGCCTACTCTGTGAAAATATAAGGTAGAACGTTAGGAAATGAGGATGCAAAATTTCATGCTTAGGCCTCAATCTAATCAGATAAGAAGCAAAAACATAATAACCATCCAATAAAAATATACCTGTCCTCCCAACAAGTTCTAAACTATTTGTGCGGTTGAATAAAACATCTCCTTTTTCTAATTTGAAATTCTTGAACGTTTCTTCATCAAGATCTGCATACTTGGCA
The nucleotide sequence above comes from Archaeoglobus fulgidus DSM 4304. Encoded proteins:
- a CDS encoding type I restriction endonuclease subunit R; protein product: MKKEKEQSEDYLSEILKSFGWEERKLSPDILDLTEFKAALKRLNDVDDEDIKEVLNYLETRSFDVEGSMQILDAIKKGVTIKDSEGILKTIKLIDYANPEANSLVFSRQVSFADIIPDITLFVNGIPLAIIECKKMAKSWKEGYAQIKRYEQSAPELFKYVQIGFSFADRLVYFPIVRWEESVPVYEWKPQFDILKPEIFLDLIRYFTIYREQDGEITKVLPRYMQYRAVNSIVERAVGWAKGFEERNKGLIWHWQGTGKTLTMIFSALKIRDLIGNPSIFFVVDRVELQKQLSDELKNLKISYELIESIDHLKEVLSHADGKRGFFITLIHKFREEELAKLREQMEKQHWSIAKRRDVVCLIDEGHRTQYGELAASMRSILKNASFFAFTGTPIAKKGRDTYLAFGYPDEPYLDRYFILDSIDDGYTVKIAFQSRLDEVHLDRENLEIFLSSKLEEIPEEYREKVEQDLKRRLNKVKVILEDKKRIERIARDIASHYIQFVKPFKAMVVAVSRNACLYYKQALDKFLNENETEIVMTFQQNDSKELLDYLEKLRKKYGKSELKEIHEEIITRFKKYENPKILIVTDMLLTGFDAPILQTLYLDKPLKEHRLLQAIARTNRPFVKDGENLKGAGLVVDYVGVFKFLKKAFEMYEEEDIRGAAYELEELKEELRKKLDEAFRFFDFELSYDRDTIDRAVLVISARADEFRKLYSEIRNLYRLLLEDRIEFKEKFDLLSEVYHVYLQRENQLEAEIEQKRDQFYREALKFIHETIDVQRIKKDYPIIEINDEFLERVKKKEKRRIYDILFPVRNYARKVGDEDLIARVERIVKDWNERRRDADEVYREVLSLAEKVNEERKERERLRLSEKEYGVFKLLKSHATAANERELVDATKAIMDIVKARTFPKWYEKSEVVQEIEREVLLYLIERGGFKDVKTARDEIVKFLKRQAEREEIGA
- a CDS encoding HEPN domain-containing protein, whose translation is MNKKGNTEEIIERLFSILSSEKDSIEFLKAVSEFSKFYEIDKKEQERRSSEAKSFVKMALQDFESVKILYQSKIYSLAVYHLQQAVEKYVKAYVLAFFGLSKKEMKGYVGHDSPKAFIRLLDRYKRSLELFLKSIQKIGGLDTQFLKISDEDIRKLVRIVNMSRKQIAEMDSNQIKGIINATIKIKIALENKEIKNQILGLLSKLKNEASEIKSSDPSEKFILEKLIDSVDRVLNNLETLLKLSSTFLVLYMLSIITYPHATFARYPNKTLPPEKYDENLGIVQYFNEIVKLLDEVANLLVYEI